The proteins below come from a single Rosa rugosa chromosome 2, drRosRugo1.1, whole genome shotgun sequence genomic window:
- the LOC133730288 gene encoding uncharacterized protein LOC133730288 produces MRGQGYDGASNMQGEFNGLQALFHQECPYAYYVHCFAHRLQLTLNAAAKGVHDIWEFFSTLNLIVNFVDSSAKRHSVLRAIREEEIADLVAAGALQTGRGANQTCTLQRAGATRWGSHLRSISSLIKLFGATKTTLADLVGNGPNKALQKKAIDILNALNFLSITKSKLQDIREDGWDDLIMKVESFCCEHDIIMPDMSAPYKKATRACEQGITNEHYYRVNILNAVIDFQLAELDSRFTDNSLELLVLSATFDPRDNFRSFKSEDVCNFALKFYPQDFTSYDMLALDMECGFFVTDIHRDPRFAKTTSVSDLCRRLVESRKSSFFPMIYRLICLVLTLPVSTATTERAFSSMNIIKSKL; encoded by the exons ATGCGTGGCCAAGGATATGATGGTGCTAGTAATATGCAGGGTGAATTTAATGGTTTACAAGCTTTGTTTCATCAAGAGTGTCCATATGCATATTATGTGCATTGCTTTGCTCATCGGTTACAATTGACTTTAAATGCTGCAGCTAAAGGGGTGCATGATATTTGGGAGTTCTTTTCAACTCTAAATTTGATTGTAAATTTTGTTGATTCTTCTGCAAAACGACATTCAGTATTAAGAGCtataagagaagaagaaattgcagATTTAGTAGCTGCAGGTGCACTTCAGACAGGTAGAGGGGCTAATCAGACTTGCACTTTGCAACGGGCAGGGGCTACTCGTTGGGGTTCACATCTTCGCTCtatttcaagtttgattaaattattTGGAGCTACCAAAACAACTCTTGCAGATTTGGTTGGTAATGGACCAAATAAA GCATTGCAAAAAAAAGCCATAGACATCTTGAATGCtctaaattttctttcaataacaaaatcaaaacttcaagaTATAAGAGAAGATGGTTGGGATGATTTGATTATGAAGGTTGAATCATTTTGTTGTGAGCATGATATTATTATGCCGGATATGTCTGCTCCTTACAAGAAAGCTACAAGGGCTTGTGAACAAGGTATTACAAATGAGCATTATTATCGGGTCAATATACTAAATGCTGTGATAGACTTTCAGTTGGCAGAGCTGGATAGTAGATTTACAGATAATTCATTGGAGCTCCTTGTTCTTAGTGCTACATTCGATCCACGTGATAATTTTCGATCATTCAAATCTGAAGATGTTTGCAATTTTGCTTTGAAGTTTTATCCTCAAGATTTTACATCATATGATATGCTTGCTCTAGATATGGAGTGTGGGTTTTTTGTAACAGATATTCATAGGGATCCAAGATTTGCCAAGACAACTTCTGTGTCTGATTTATGTAGGCGGTTAGTTGAATCTAGAAAGTCATCATTCTTTCCTATGATTTATAGGTTGATTTGTCTTGTGTTGACTCTGCCAGTTTCTACAGCAACAACAGAGAGAGCATTTTCATCTATGAATATCATAAAAAGCAAACTTTGA